One window from the genome of Crassostrea angulata isolate pt1a10 chromosome 2, ASM2561291v2, whole genome shotgun sequence encodes:
- the LOC128174112 gene encoding uncharacterized protein LOC128174112, translating into MPPKKRARRDDVATGGLPPPTPPTEVHKGKKGPKRTRKQSETDTVNVLPNIDYELLAKEIVNQQKAASEKQNISKSVGHPPMVNSVENTAPVIGEAIPAAATIPASAAATIPASALGTLLDNVFTESQGGSTISRPTTNCHSRASIADLSSTTHTILVAALSPSARLSYRRSWELFLTFRNNPVSVPLSTIDICNFIDFLFEKQYSSSSIASHVSALSYIHKIVNAPDPTQTFIVRKLLKGCHKLLPSQDARLPITLSIMHKILSALVFTVPNASNRVLLQSLFLLCFIAFLRLGEVVTKKVSDKDRVLQVQDITFMVDKNNPSAVQLVLRYHKSQKKNDPIIISIETNPVSNFCPEC; encoded by the exons ATGCCACCCAAAAAGAGAGCCAGGCGAGATGATGTGGCAACGGGAGGATTACCACCACCAACACCACCAACTGAAGTACATAAGGGGAAAAAAGGGCCAAAAAGAACCCGAAAACAGTCGGAGACTGACACTGTCAATGTGCTACCAAATATTGATTATGAACTTCTGGCAAAAGAAATTGTAAACCAACAAAAAGCTGCTAGTGAGAAACAAAACATCAGCAAAAGTGTTGGGCACCCTCCAATGGTGAATTCTGTTGAGAATACCGCACCAGTAATTGGGGAAGCTATACCGGCCGCTGCCACAATTCCTGCCTCTGCGGCTGCCACAATTCCTGCCTCTGCACTGGGAACATTACTGGATAATGTGTTCACAG AGAGCCAGGGAGGCAGCACCATATCTAGACCAACAACCAACTGCCATTCCCGAGCATCTATTGCAGATTTGTCCTCAACCACCCACACAATCTTAGTAGCAGCTTTATCTCCCTCTGCACGTTTATCATACAGACGTTCATGGGAACTTTTTCTCACATTTCGAAATAATCCAGTGTCGGTACCTTTGTCTACCAttgatatttgtaattttattgatttcctGTTTGAAAAACAATACAGTTCCAGCAGCATTGCCTCACATGTATCTGCTCTGAGTTATATACACAAAATTGTAAATGCGCCTGATCCAACACAAACATTTATTGTTCGAAAACTCCTTAAAGGATGTCACAAGCTTCTGCCTTCACAAGATGCTAGATTACCAATAACACTGAGTATAATGCACAAAATTCTCTCTGCATTAGTTTTCACTGTTCCAAATGCATCAAATCGGGTACTTTTGCAAAgtctttttcttctttgttttaTCGCCTTTTTACGTTTAGGGGAAGTTGTCACAAAAAAGGTATCAGATAAAGACAGAGTACTTCAAGTTCAAGACATTACTTTTATGGTAGATAAGAACAATCCTTCAGCAGTTCAACTTGTGTTACGATATCATAAATCACAAAAGAAAAATGATCCTATAATCATATCTATAGAAACCAACCCTGTTTCCAATTTCTGTCCC GAGTGCTAA
- the LOC128171666 gene encoding uncharacterized protein LOC128171666 — protein sequence MSILNVCVIGHSYIRRLRYYCMQTETDNLNFDPEVFKVSFRGKGGLRLSKRVFRAEILHIDSIPDVVFLQIGENDICENTNSEKLARDIISVGQYLRDGVGVKVVIKGQLIRRIHFASCQNFNVFVVQTNEHLKRFAEPLGGIYFWGHRGFWKDFHYLGPDGVHLLCTPAEDQPMRKFRRSIRNAVLLHSKVLRPV from the coding sequence atgaGTATTTTAAATGTGTGCGTGATTGGACATTCTTACATCAGAAGATTAAGATATTATTGTATGCAGACAGAAACAGACAATCTAAATTTTGACCCTGAAGTATTTAAAGTATCATTTAGAGGAAAAGGCGGTTTGAGATTAAGCAAGCGTGTCTTCAGGGCGGAGATTCTGCATATTGACTCGATTCCCGATGTGGTGTTTTTACAGATTGGTGAAAATGATATCTGTGAAAATACAAACAGTGAGAAATTAGCTAGGGATATTATATCTGTGGGACAGTATTTAAGAGATGGTGTTGGAGTAAAGGTAGTGATAAAAGGCCAGTTAATTCGCCGAATACACTTTGCATCATGCCAAAATTTTAACGTCTTTGTGGTTCAGACTAATGAACATTTGAAACGTTTTGCTGAGCCCCTTGGTGGAATTTATTTCTGGGGACATCGGGGGTTTTGGAAGGACTTTCATTATTTAGGCCCGGATGGTGTCCATCTGCTGTGTACCCCTGCAGAGGACCAGCCCATGAGGAAGTTTCGCCGCAGCATTAGGAATGCAGTGCTCCTGCACTCCAAAGTTTTGAGGCCAGTATGA
- the LOC128174114 gene encoding uncharacterized protein LOC128174114: MAEIVNIFYQPFELCLILTSALFFCMADIKYGFSTLQYGHKLDRRMITSYHKYSILDCVEDCLRTTRCRSINYCQGAHFCQTNFENRTTVPDLYIEKSGRIYSDIEDWDKVIAGACSMSSCSMNQKCISKPFEQFTCVLSDCGIPTNKSFSMEIVKEWDAIGLERGIHITCSTGYKQQGSGSFVCRRDGSWKTNLSCTMKNIMGCFENDYTHDVLEFGRYAINPNGEDECGDFCLNQHQNNFKYYGLQVCIVLGNIV, from the exons atggcAGAAATTGTAAATATCTTTTACCAACCTTTTGAATTGTGTCTGATATTGACTTCTGCTCTCTTCTTTTGTATGGCGGACATTAAATATGGGTTCTCGACGTTGCAATATGGACACAAACTGGACAGAAGGATGATAACGTCGTATCATAAATACAGTATTCTGGACTGTGTGGAGGATTGTCTGAGAACAACACGATGTCGGTCCATTAACTACTGCCAAGGAGCCCACTTCTGTCAAACCAACTTTGAGAACAGGACAACTGTACCTGATCTGTATATAGAGAAGTCTGGCCGGATATACAGCGATATAGAAGATTGGGACAAG gTCATTGCTGGAGCGTGTTCTATGTCAAGTTGTTCCATGAATCAAAAGTGCATTTCAAAACCTTTTGAACAGTTCACCTGTGTCCTTTCAG ATTGCGGTATACCTACAAACAAAAGTTTCTCGATGGAAATTGTAAAAGAATGGGATGCCATTGGTTTAGAAAGAGGTATTCATATCACATGCTCTACCGGATACAAACAACAAGGTTCTGGGAGTTTTGTCTGTCGTCGTGATGGATCTTGGAAGACAAATTTGAGTTGCACTATGAAAA ATATAATGGGGTGTTTTGAAAACGATTACACACACGATGTTCTAGAATTTGGACGATATGCAATTAACCCAAATGGTGAAGATGAGTGTGGAGACTTTTGTTTAAACCAACATCAGAACAACTTTAAATATTACGGCCTGCAGGTTTGTATAGTCTTAGGAAATATAGTCTGA